The DNA segment tctttaaaaatgcaatgaaTTGATAAGCTCTGCTGGCCTAGGTCTGGGAGTCTAAGCACCACAAATGAACGCTGTTATGAGCATTCCCCTACAACTTTGGGACTGCCCAGTGCACCAAATGCTCTGCAAAAAGCAGGTTTTGCTTCAAAGTATTCAGAATTGCAATGCTGTGATTCTCTGCATCTTGGTTTGTGCTGCCTCACTAGGACTGGGGTATGCTTTCCACTGGAGAGTGCCACCCATAGCATTTTGGAGAGGGGTGACGGAGAAGTCTACTATTGTTTTAGTGAAACACACTGCTAAGAAGTAAGTAGTAGCCACCAACACTTCCAATGTATAAATTCTCATACATGGTATTTTTTTCAGTGCCTTTGTATGAAGCAAGATTCACAGTGGGGCAGGGAATGAATCTCCCCACAAGCTACCCTGCAAGTAATGGGTGGGTGGAAGTTTTAGGAGCAAGGGTTCTTCTGCTATTCTACTCTGCTATTTGATAAGTGCATAGACATTTACCCATTAGGTACCACTAATGGCTTTTTCATAAAGACCTCAATGATCACCCCCTCCCAGACTGAGGGGTCCCCTGGGGGCAAGAGGTATCTAGCCCAGTATAGAGACTGGGTAACTAGGGATGATTCAGCCCAGAAACTCAAGATGATAATTCATTCTGTTTTCACCTGTGTTGGGGGAaggccattgaaagtaatggaaGCCCCTCTAAACTGACAGTGATATTAGTAAAACCTGACAAATAATGGGCCAGTGAAAAGATGGAGAAGTTGTAGCTCAAGCTAAACAGCCTCTCCTTCTGGCTGGATACAGCAGCTAAAAGCAGAGAGAACTGTGTGTTTCGCACAAGAAGACCACTTGCTAACTCCAGACATTTTGCTTCTTTCCATGGTGAAAAGACAGGGAGGGCACAATCACAAAAATCCAAGATGAAAGAGAGTTGCTCTTTTGCTTGATTCTCACATCCATTCTTCCAGCCTGCAATGGGCGGGGCATATGGTCAGCTGGATCCAGGGGCCAGGAACTCACACACACCACCAGGGCTGTGACGCATGGGTCCAGGTAGAGGTGCCGTGGGAGGGGTCATTGAGACAGAGAGTGTGAGCTGGGCAGAGGAAATCAGACTTGACTTTAGGGGTTACAGAGCAACCCAAGGAGACAAAATGCCGCTGAATTCCCAACACCCTATCAGGGAGGGAATGTTTTCTGTGACTCATTTAAGTGGCTTCACTTGGTGGATTATATTCTGTTATTGGCCCCTCCAGCCTTTCCCGCTTTTAAGAAGAGGATGTTTGTAAATTAGAAGCAACAGGAACAAGAAAGTCATTTGAAGAGCCCGAGGAGGATTAAACATCAGTATTTGTTATGTAATATTTGCAATTCTCTGCAATCAGCCTGTTCCTTTCCCCATAGGGGGCAAGGAGATCAGGATCTGGTGAGGTGTGAATCTTGGGGCGTATGAGGAAGTTGGGCTGAGAAAGTGAACTGTCTCCTAGTCTTTCCCGAGGGTGTGCTCTTAAAGGTCTCCCCGCTTAAGGAGCAAGGGTCAGACAAATGACAATTTCTAAGAGGACTGAAAGGATTTTATACACCCTGCCTCGTGGACTACACAGCAGATACCTTATTACTTGCACTTAACATGGGGCAGCCTAGCGATTGAGTAACTGGGTTGAGTTGGCAACAGCTACCTGGCTTCACTTatgaataatagtaataataataaccacaGCTAAAGCAACCCCATTATTAGTAGctgccatgtgccagacactaggTGTTTTACATAAACAATCTGAATTCATCCTCACACTTCCCTTTGCAATTGACATTGCGACTTCCACTTtctaaatgaggaaactgagatgagCGGTCAAATAACTGGATACGATTCTAATTCAACCTCCGATTCAAAAAACTCTTTTTGCTGTGCATTTAAGTCAAGCAGAAAATTGTGGAGGTGTGCTAGAACCCgagaaaagcaaaaatgaatttgAATGTGTGGGGAGATTATTAATAGCAGACATGAAAGCTCCAACCTCTCCCCTGAAAAGGCAGGATAAACGTCATAATTTTTGCATTCGCAGTTAAATTGGACACATAAAAAAACAGCCTGGTTTGGAAGGAAGTGGCCAGATTGGGAAGGGGCTGCTGGAGAGGGTCAGGGAGAATGGTGGAAGCAGTGTCTGCCTCTCATTCCTTGCTTGCAGAGAGCAAGGCACCCTGATGTATATTAGATCATTCTAGATTTTTGGTTGCCTGATGAAGAAAGTGAGAGGAGATAAAAGGCATGtgaagtgttggaattatagtaTCAGTGCTCTCTAATAAATACTGGTATGGCATTAAAGTGGCTCAAGCACATTCAAGGCATCAATTAAATTAGGTGGAGTGAGAGAGGGCAGTGGAACAACTGCAGGACGCGCCTGGCCATCTCCTCCCTTGGTTAGGGCATCCACACATCCATTCTGCCTAGGGTGTGAATAACCTCAAGCCCTTTCCTTTTGATGTCCCTCTGAGCCTGCACTGCTTTGTGACAGTCTTAGGCATGACAAAGCTCTCCTTCTGTAGCTGACATAAATCAGAATAGCCTCCCCCATGTGTATCCTTCACACTTCCTTTATTTCCTAGGCTTTATGATCAATGGGCTCCCTTCTTCTCTGCTGCCATTACGGCTGAAAACTTTTGTTTATCCATGTACATTCTTAATCAATGTTAGTTCCCAATCCTCCCATCCTGTGATTTATGCATTTGCCTATCTTCTGTATTGAGTCCTGAAGGGTTGGAATTTGTGTAAATGTCATGTACAAGAAGGCACATTTGGTGGTATCTCAAGTTGCATACAGAACCATCACACTGAGCTGTGGAAAATATGACTCTCTGCCCAGACCAATGGCAGGCTTTCTGCCATGAGGCACACAGAGTCCAGAGGCTCAGGTATAGTAATACTAGTCTGAAATGCTCAGTCGGGAGTGACCAGACCATTAAACTGTAATTAGGTTGTTATAATTATTGAAAACCAAACAGCATTATAATAATAGAATTGTGTCTTTCACATTTTATATCTCATCCGGGATCAAATTAGTAGCCTATTCAGTATATGGGCATTGAGTAATAGCTGCTATTCTTCAGAAGGCATTCGCTTCTATTAAAAGTGCTGGGTGAGCAATTCGATGAAAGCATGGACATTTTCCTAGTGGAAAATGGACATTTATATGACATTGTTGCACAGAGACCTGGAAATTATAAAGGTCTACTTCTTTGAAAATCACAGTCCTATTTGTAACctctaaaacacaaacaaaataaaatagtagcAGTTATCATAAAATGTTCTTGTTCCTTACTTGAAATAGACAGTATTAGAGAACTGAGTATGTAAATGCCTAAGAAGAAACCAAATTCTGTTTCCATGTAGGTATGTATAACTGGATGAATAGGCACTTAGGCAAATCAGAGCTAGGTTACAGGggtgttttcaggaatttatgaTTCGATTGTGATGGTTTTTAGAGCAGCTCTTCCCCAGGTTAGCAGAGAGCCCACATGTGTGGGAAAACTGAGTCGTCTTATCAAATCCAACAGTAACCGTTtttgtccctttctttttcttttcagaactCTTTGCTCACGAGTTACCAAAAAACCAAAAGCCAAGATGTTGGTATTGCTGGCTGGTATATTTGTGGTCCACATCGCCACTGTTATTATGCTATTTGTTTGCACCATTGCCAATGTGAGTAATATgcttttgtttattcactcattgagAAATCATTCGAATATTTACATCAAGTGCACAAAAGAAGTTTAAGCCACAGCCCTTGCCCTTCATGAACTTACAGCTCAGTTgtgggaaaacaaaataaacacacgCTTGCCCTTCAAACAATTAAATAACAAGAGGATAAAGGTGAATGGCCACAGGAGCGATCCTGCCAGAGCTGTAGGTGGTTAAGGGCTGGAGGATCTAGTGTGGCTTCTTCGGGCTCTAGAAGAGCCTTCCCAGAAGCAGGTGTGAGTGGAGCTTGAGGTGAACCTGGAGGACTGGTAGATGACTGAGGTTTCTCTTAGTGAAAGAGGGAAGGTGGAAGGATCATAGGGATGCATTCAGGTGGGAGTGCTAGCAAAGGAGCACATGTAGGAAGGACAAGCTTTGGTCAGAGGATAAGGAGGACACACACCTAAGTGGCCGGAGCCGGACTTCCCCTTCTGAGAAGCTTGATTAGAAGGATAGATAGGAAGGAGAGGATGACAGGCTTTGACTGCCAGACCAGCGAATTCAAATTTTGAGCAAAGAGTAGCCTGTGAAAGCGGAGTTTTGCAAGATTAACCCAGTGCCACTTAATTAACTAACTcagacaaaacaagaaaaaaaaaaaaaagtggagggagTCTTTTCTCTCTGAACCCTGGGCTACTCTGACCTCTAGTGATGGCTTATAGCACCCAATTTGCTTTTACTTGTGCTTTTCTCAGAAAAAACAAGCCAGCTCCTTGGACTTAAAAACCAAGGCCACCAATCACTAGGCCGGCAAACCATGGTTTCAGAATCTGTTTAGGTCCCTATCACAGTTAAAGTATAAATGAGTTTTAAAGTTCAGTTAGAAGAGCTTTGCAAACATTGGTGGGTGTGATCATAAGCAAGGCTAATTTAAGAATAACTGTGATAAGGCAACCTCCACCCATGCAACCTCCTCATTTTGTAATTTAGCCATTCTATATGTCAACTCTTACATCTATCCAGATAAATCTGATAAGCTTCTTCAAAGTGTATTAATGAGCTCCAAAGTGCTGTGTGTCTGTGAATTACCAGCCCCTAATATACGGCTCGGCACACAGCTGTTTACTGAATGAAGAGCAGGGATTGGCGCAGGTGATTGCATGTGCCTGGCCCCGCCTTTCcagtgtgtgcatttgtgtgtatgtagaCAGAACCCTGCACTtgttttctattctagaaggatgATTCCTTTTCTTGGGCCAGGCAGGAAGGGATGGCGGCACCATCATGAGCCTGGGGGAATCCATTCAAGTCACCCTTCAACTTTTAGTAGCCCCTACAGGAAAGCACTTGCTGTAGTATTTTACTATCAAATTACTTTGCATGTTGTGACAGTGAAGTTTGATCCTTCTGTTTAGATGAAAGGGGCTTATTAACCACCAGATTCATTGTTATTTTCCCAGTAGGTcttatgttttttaattgtttccagttggacatttcacttttttttcctggTCAACCAGGGATTTAAAAGAAACAATCTTGTTAGAGTATATGAATTGCACACACTTAAGCCAGCTTCTTCATCCTGGATTTCTGTTTCTCAGAACCTTAGAATTTTAAACCACTGTGGTTGAATTACTTCCGTTTATTTTAAGTCATGAAGATCGTAGAACCCAAAGAGGGCTAGGtgatttctttctgggtttcacattcttctgtctctcttctcttggGATCTTTGTGACTTCAGTTTTAATCAGACCTTATTTCCACCCACAGATAGGCTGCTTAGCCATCGTTATGGCTAGATAAAGTGTCTTCATTAATATTTGATCCCGATGTAAGctgatttgttattttctttttaaatcagagGGTCAGCTTTCAatcaacattttctttccttctggttTCAGGTCTGGGTGGTTTCCAACGCGGGAAATGCATCAGTAGGTCTTTGGAATAACTGTACCAACACTCTCTGCAATGGGACCCTGTCATACGCCCATGAAGGTATATATAAAGATATTGACCCAGTGCTGACAATAGGTGTGGTCAGGGAATGTTCGGCCCCTGGAGTGACCCCATGCCCTTGTTCTCCTCGCCCTGTGTCTACAGATGCCCTGAAGACAGTGCAGGCCTTCATGATTCTCTCTATCATCTTCTCTGCCATCTCTCTCCTGGTCTTCGTGTTCCAGCTCTTCACCATGGAGAAGGGAAACCGGTTCTTCCTCTCGGGGGCCACCATGCTGGTGTGCTGTGAGTATCTCATGGGTTGAGTCCAGTTTACATTGTTAAGTCCATCTTACCATGGGGGCTACTGGCAACTTGGACAGATTAGCACATGGTTCAGTGAAACTTCCTTGTGCAATTTTCTCCTCTGGTTATTTGTTCTCTCATGGAAAACCTTGAACTGCTGCTTGGGTTAAGAACCCTCATCTTCTTCATTGTTCAAAACCAGTGCTCCTTGGTAGCTACCAAGTGGCAGCGCATTATCTGTCAATAGCACGTGTATACAAGACACTTGAAGAAGGCAGAAAGGTAGGAGTTCTCAGAAAGATGAAACCACTGCCACAATGCACACAATGATTGTGATTCTCATTTAATTGTTGTTCTTTCCCAATATACTCGGGTTGGTGGAAGGACATGCTCTTTTTCATCCCTGATTAGCTTTCCTAGACCCACAAGGGCCAGACAGAACAGCTGGGTGGTAGGCATGAGGTTCTGTGTTTTACATCACACTATGGACACACAAATGAGCGCAGATATGAGAGCCCAGACACCTCTAATTTATCGACATACCATTGAGCTTGGCCCAGGGGACATCCATCAGAACTCCTGTTTAGGGACAAACAACCAGAGTTCATTTTCCTATTGCTAATGAGGGAAATAGGATcttcttaaaattagaaaaactttTTCTCGATGTTAATGTAAGAAAACACACTGACACATCTCCTTTTCCCCTGCAGGGCTGTGCGTGCTGGTGGGGGTGTCCATCTACACTAATCGTTATGCGAATGACTATAACACCTACTACGGGTCGGAAGATCACCACGGCTATTCCTATATCCTGGCCTGGATCTGCTTCTGCTTCAGCTTCATCATCGGCGTTCTCTATCTGGTCCTGAGAAAGAAATAAGGCCAGACGAGTTCATGGGGatctggggggtggggaggaggaagccGTTGAATCTgggagggaagtggaggttgctgtACAGGAAAAACCaagatggggaggggggagggggaagaaaaggggGAGCTCAAATCCCAAACCATTACTGAGGAGATTGTCTGCTGCCAAGCCCCCGCCCTGGGGAGAAAGTAGTTGGCTAGTACTTTGATGCTCCCTTGATGGGGGCCAGAGAGCCTCCCTGCAGCCACCAGACTTGGCCTCCAGCTGTTCTCAGTGACACACACTGTCTGGGGCCCCATCAGCTGCCACAACACTAGCCCCACTTCCGAGGTGAATTCTGGGTCATGCACTGAGGTCCACAGACCTACTGCACCGAGTTAAAATAGCGGTACAAGTTCTGGCAAGAGCAGATATTGTCTTTGTGATGAATACGATAAGCCTGGAAGCCATCCTGCCCTTCTGACCCAAAGCAAAACATCACATTCCAGTTTGAAGTGCCTCCTGGGGGGGCTTTGGCCTGCGAGCCATTGTCCCTCTTTGGAACAGATACTTAGCTCTGTGGAATTCAGTGACAAaatgggaggaggagagagagtttGTAAGGTCACCTTGGTGGGTTAGCTAAACCAAGAAGGAGAGCTTTTCACAATGGAAAACCTGGGGGATGCTCAGAGCCCAGTCCAGACCTCACACACGGCTGTCCCTCATGGAGACCTCAAGCCATGGTCTTTGCTAGGCCTCTCGCTTAAAGCCAAGTCAGTTCTTCTGGAGTTTCTCTAAAGTTACTAGTGAACAATTTGGTGGTGAAAGTACTACACAAACTGTGGGATCCAAGGGGCAGTCTTGCAACAGTGCCATATTAGGGTTATATTTTTAGGATTCCCCTCAATGCAGTCAATGTTTCTTTTAAGTATACAACAGGAAAGAGTTGGACATGGCTGCTTGTAGCACAATCCTATTACTCTTCCTGTTAACTGTTTTTGAAGAAGTTTTGTCTAATGATCAATATTGAGGATCAGGGCTCCTAGGCTCAGTAGTAGCTCTGGCTTAGACACCAGCTGGAGTGATCAACTCTTAGGGACCCTGCCTATCCCACTTCACAGGTGAGGCATGGCAATTCTGGGAGCTGATTAAAACACAcgtaaaccaaaaccaaacaacagGCCCTTGGGTGAAAGGTGCTATATAATTGTGAAGTATTAAGCATACTATATTTCAGCCATGATAAGAACAGAGTGCCTGCATTcccaggaaaatgagaaaatccCATGAGATAAATAAAAATCTAGGTGATGGGCagatcttttctttaaaatagaaaaggaaaaactctTGTAGTACCTAGTCAGATGGTAGATGAGCTGCCTGCAGCTGCAGGAGCACCTCTATATAGTACTTAGAAGTAGTATGTTATTCCTGGTTAAGCAGGCATTGCTCTGCCCTGGAGCAGCTATTTTAAGCCATCTCAGATTCTGTCTAAAGGGGTTTTTTGGGAAAACTTTTTGTTTATTGCCCTGAGAAGGTCTACCCCAGGGAGAATCTGAGACATCTTGCCTACTTTTCTTTATTAGCTTTCGCCTCATCCATTTCTTTTATACCTTTCATTTTTGGGGATTTGTTATGCCATGATTTCTGGTATTTATGTAAAAGGATTATTActaattctatttctttatgtttattctGGTTAAGGAAATGTTGAGGGCAAGCCACCAAGTTACCTGGGTTGGGGTTAGAGAGATTGGCCAGCAAAAACTGTGGGAAGATGAACTTTGTTATTATGATTTAATTATCACATGGTTATAGAAGGCTGTCTTAGTGCAGAAGTATACTTACATATCAGACATATCCAACGGAAATACTCAAATTTTGTTAAGAAGTTGAACTATGACTGGAGTAAACCATGTATCCCTTATCTTTTACTTACTGTTCTGTGACATTTATGTCTCATGTAATTTGCATTATTTTGGTGGATTGTTCTAGTACTGTATTGGGCTTCTTCGTTAATAGATTATTTCATATActataattgtaaatattttgatacaaatgTTTATAACTCTAGGGATATAAAAACAGATTCTGATTCCCTTCATTGTGtgaatgttttctttctaaaaaaaatgtggaaaaatatgGATAGTTGTGACATTTATCCCTCATTAACTGCCTATCAGTTTGATTTGGACAACTTGACATTTATTTGAGACATTAAGCTACTTTCTGGTAATATATTAGGCATTTCTGCAATAGCTCTTTCAGGCAACTGAATGTTATTAAGCATAGTTTTATCTTGCTTTAATTAAACCTCTTAGGCAAAACATGAAACTTCATAAGCTAATACATTAGAAAGAGTTTATGATTTTAAATCAGAAATGCTTGTGACATTAAGAAATGAGGCACTTGTAAAGTTTCTTTGAAATAGCCAGCTCCTCTAGTGTGTCTTCAAAATATAAAGTGATTCACAAAGGCACGCATCACACCTATTTGTAGCAGCCCATTCATTACATAAACCAGGGCATACCTCTGTGGGCCCTGTGAGTGAAGGGAGGCTTCACTACTTTCTGTGAGCAGTAAGGACTGGCAACTTTCTGTGAGTGATTAGGACCAGGTAAAGACTGCATATCCTTGTGTCATGTCAGCACCAATACGATAAGGAGGGTTTGAATGTGGAGCAGGCAATCTTCCAGCCCCTTCTTGTCCCGGATGAAATAACTGCACAGAGTAATGCaccaaaaatacacaatggaggctgaaaagttcaacatattttaaatcaattaatCAAATTGCATTGATTCCTGATGCCTTCTCAGAGGCCTACATGATTTCTTAGATTGCTCTGAGAAATTATCATAAGAGGTCCACTTCCCTCACTTAGCTCCCCCAGGGATTTCTTTTCTCCTGTGTCATACACCCAGTCCTAAATCAACCCCCCAGACTATCTTTCCATCCCTTCTCCAGAGGGAACTTTTCTCAGACTCTGCAACAAACTCCTGGCTCTATCCAGAGTATCCTCTGCTTCAAAGATTGGTATCTTTCTCCTCAAAAGCCTGGATGGTGAATGGGGGTGTATTAGTCagaattctccagagaaacagaaacaataagattcgcatgtgtgtgcatatatataaaggaattgactcacatgattatGAAGACAGGCAAGCCCAAAGTCTGCAGGGGGTGGGCCAGCAGAGAGCTGGTGCTGCAGTGCAGGTCTGAAAGTTGCCAGAGTCCCTTTTATAGagaagcttaataaatatttgttgaattaaatgtCTTAGGTGGAGACAAATAGAATTAAAGTGGTTAAGTAAATACTCTTAGGTGAAATTTGTGCAAATTATGAGTGTAAAGAGGGTGAGCTACAGAGCTCTCCATGACCACTCAAGAATGGGACCCACAGGCAAATGATAACTTATTCATTGATCAAGGTGATAAACTTGAGTTATCAAATGATTAATAGATAACGATCTCACTTTGCCTTGGAATTAGCCATCGCAGTCCCTGTGTTAAAACCCCACTGGCTTTCAGGCAtggaaaaaaatttcagaaaggcCTTGAAAGAAGGCACATGAAGACCAAAAGGATATCGAGCAGGGCTCCATACTTGAATAAAGGAAGAAACTCTCTTCAATGTTTACTAAGAAATAGATAGATGTCCTAGcgaaaatgtttaaaagtatttgaagaaGAGCTAGATTTTGTAGGGGGAGAGAAGGGAATAGGATAGGCTGCTGGGAggcaaaatgaaaagaagaaaatttgttGGAAATTTTGGAGTAGATTGTGAGGAGAGGTGACCCATTTTAAAGATGTACTGTTTGGAGGTGAACACGACTTTCAGAGCACACAGCAGATGAGGAAAGATATACACTGATTGTGTGGAGCCCAAGGCAAAGAGGGTTTTTGGAGTCTTAAGTGGCCTTGTTTCTGAAAGGGAGACATGTGGAGCCTACtcctgaggtgggaggctggggaggtgaCCATCAAGACCTATACTGATAAACAGCTAGGGGCTGGGTGCTGCACCTACATGCTGGGGTAATAGAAAATGAAGCAGACATGTGTCCCATCTTCCTCCAGCTTTCAGTCTAGCTTGGAAATCAGTttcaaacctagagaaaatggaGGCTCTGTGGGATGTAGATGAGGTGGGATCATGGATGCctagggaagggaagaagaaagatttTTCAGGTCTTTGCTCTTCCTTGTGACCCTATCTCATGCCATGAGCAATTGCCTGGCATCTCCTGTGGATTGGACCACTGCTGCATTTCTTATTTGCCAACATTACTTTGTCCCAAATGCCATTCCTTTGTTCCAGGGCCTCCTTGTCTTCCATCTGGGGAACTCCAGGTGAGGAGCATTATAATAGCTTCTCTGCCTTTATCTACAATCTCTCCAACCTGTCCTTTATGCTGATGTCAGGACAGGCATTGATGGATGCTTCTACCACTGTCAGGGCAGGGAGGGCCAGAACACTAGCATAAGATGTCAATGTGTATATCCATATGTCAGGTCCATACTCAACTCAAGCTTCTGGTTAACTCCTGATCTATTGGcagctccagttcccaataagttcctcatctccatctgagaccacctcagcctggacttaattgtccacatcactatcagcattttggttaaacccattcaacaagtctccaggaagctccaaactttccctcatcttcctgtcttcttccgagccctccaaactcttccaacctctgcccgttactgagttccaaagtcgcttccacattttcaagtatctttatagcaatgccccactccaggtaccaatttcctgtattagtctgtttacacactgctataaagacatacctgagactgggtaatttatatagaaaagaggtttaattgaaaaAAGGTAACAAAGTGAGCCCTGATTAAAAAATGACTGTCTACACATGACACATGAGGGACTTTATGATATTAAGAGATTCATTAAACAAcagtgggtggggaggaagaaCAGACTTTTGAGCTCTTCCCAATATAGGAATGTGTTAGTTCTAAAAATTTTCTTAAGTTGTTTGCTTGGAACTTAGAGTATATTTTTCTATAGGAAAAATTCCGAGCTATTTTATTTATGATATGGGCTAAAAAGACTTCTGTAATCTAGCCTGGAAACTTAATAATCATTCAACTTATTTTCAATGAGATATGACTGTTTACATTCTGAAACCTGGAACCCTCTGTTGCCCTGCAAATGCTTTAGGAAAAGAAGAGTGTGTCTGATGGAGGCTAAGATGGAAAGTGAATATGGATCCATATTCAGAAGACACGGCTGCCTTAGGGCAAGGAACAGCTTTTCCCTGGCCATGCTAAGCGTTTGACATTGATGTGGGAGAATATGGCATTCAGTATGACTCTGTCTGGATATATATAGTTTTGTAAATTGGGTGTTCTTAAGTTGAGACTGCATGTTTCATTCCAAAATCAATCTTAGTTTTCCCACTTTCATTAGcatattgtattagtccgttttcacactactagaaagacatacccgagactgggtaatttatgaagaaaagaggtttaattgactcacagttctacatggctggggaggcctcgggaaacttataatcatgacaAAAGGGGAagaggtacatcttacatggtgacaggggAGAGAGAACGTGCAAGagaagggaaaactgccttataaaaccataaatgttgtgagaactcactatcacaagaacagcatgggggaaccacccttGTGATCCAATCATcttccaccgggtccctccctCTACACACCAGGattttggggattacaattcaagatgagatttgggtgggggatcagccaaaccatatcacatatcaATGCTTAAATTCAGTTTACCTGAGAATTTTGAATGATTCCAACTCCTTAGTATAGTCATTTACAGGCTTTTAGGCATTATGAAATCgtactatttttaatttgatttcacCACCTCTCCTCTGCCTTATAAAAAGCTGACATCGAGCACATATGTACTTCTAATTTTTAAGGTGAATCAAAAGTAAACCTGTTTTGAGTATTTGGATATAGTTTTGCAACAGCTCTTGAGGTACTAGGGTCGCAGAATCAAGTATGAGAATTGTAGTGGTAGATTTATGGGTGAAATGGCTTACATTAATTAATCTGACATTTAGTCaccttgttttaaaaaagcaaggCAGTATTCTGGCAGTGATATTGAACTCCAGATTTCTTTCCATATACTCACTTATGAAATTCACTTCAACATGGCATACCAGAACTGACTACTAATTTCTTTCCCCAGAATAATTTAAATTCTTTACATCTCGTTGTATTTAGTATTTGTCAGAGCTCCTGGAAGGACAGATAAAAGATAAATGCAGACAATTATTCATTGTTCAGCTTAGGTTCATTTCAGCCAATCATTTTCTTGACCTTACCCTGGACCTCCTCATTCCCCAGAACCACTCTTCCTAATTCAGAGGAACGTGCATGGCTCCTAATTTCTGGAGCT comes from the Macaca mulatta isolate MMU2019108-1 chromosome 11, T2T-MMU8v2.0, whole genome shotgun sequence genome and includes:
- the EMP1 gene encoding epithelial membrane protein 1 — protein: MLVLLAGIFVVHIATVIMLFVCTIANVWVVSNAGNASVGLWNNCTNTLCNGTLSYAHEDALKTVQAFMILSIIFSAISLLVFVFQLFTMEKGNRFFLSGATMLVCWLCVLVGVSIYTNRYANDYNTYYGSEDHHGYSYILAWICFCFSFIIGVLYLVLRKK